The genomic DNA AAAAAAATAAATAAACGTCTGATTTGATCATTTGTCACGCGCCGCTGTAATCCTACTTAACGCTGGTGATAATTTAAATTTTTGCATAATTTTGAACAACTTACTGGAGAATAATCTACAATTCAAGTTTTTTGTCATTTCCTGCCATATCTCATTTCTTTATTACTAATTGATAATTAAAGAGATAGCTTCCGTTGTAATTTGCTGGCATGGAGTTTGTCTGTTTTAATATGAAAACACTAAAAAATAATTGCTGCAAATCTGATTCTAAATAACGAAAAACGATGTCATCCTTTCAATGGTTAAAGACTTTGAAAGGATGACTCCCTCGCAGAATAGAATTCAATCTTGATCAGGTTTATCTATCGATGGAAGAAAATCACGAAACAAATTTCCCAGCTCGAATTATTTCACCAGGCATTGCCATTGGAAACGCACTATTGGTTATCGAACCATTTCCGGAAAGCAACAGGACGCAGAAACTTAATGTAGCGGCTGAGATCAAAAGATTTCAGCGACAGGTCGATCATATTGCTGCAGAATTGTCAGAATTGTTCCAAAAAATTTCTAACGAGATCGACTCGAAAGATGCTGCCATCATAGAAACACAGGTGATGATTTTGACGGATGTCGAATTCAGAAAAAAAGTTTTGAATTTAATTGCCGAAGAATTTCTTTCGGTAGATGCTGCGGTTGAACGAGTCATGCAACACGCTTATGAGAAACTGGCAGCTTCACAAAATGACTATATGCGGGCAAGAGCCGACGATTTTCTCGACCTATCGAGGTATTTTAAAAGACAATCCTGGGAATGGCACGGAGCGCTGCTAAACAACATCAATAATGATACCGTACTCATCGTTTCGGAATTTTATCCTTCGATGATTTTAGCATGTAACAAGCGGGATTCAATCAAAGGCATCGTGGCAGAAAAAGGCGTGCCCATCTCTCATGCAGCAATTCTGGCACGGTCTTTCGGATTGCCTGTAGTGGTCGGTTATACAAATAATAAAATCAATATAGGTGCTCCGGTCATAATTGATGGCTTAAAAGGCGCTATCGTCGTGAATCCAACGTCTCGAACAATCGATTCTTATCAAAATCGATCTAATGCTATTCAGATCGATAAAGCAGAAATCAAAAAAATTACAAACGTGCCAGCTATCACCTCCGATGGCACGCGTATCGTTTTAGGTGCCAATATCGAACGATTGGACGAATTGCCGCTGATTCACCCGAAGGAAATCGACGAAATCGGTCTTTTGCGAAGTGAATTTTTATTTATGTATGATCAGGACGATTTCCCGGCGTTCCGGAAGCAGGTCCAATGGTATCGAAAAGCCGTATCGTATTTGAAAGATAAGCCTGTGGTTATTCGCATTTTAGATATCGGCGGCGATAAATTTCTACCTTACCTGACAATAGCGAGACAGGGCAATCCCTATCTTGGCTTGCGAGCACACCGGGTATTCCGATTCCATCCCGAAATTCTGGAAACACAATTAAGCGCAATTTTACAGGCGTCAGAATTTGGGCGTGTGAAGATTTTGTATCCCATGATCAATACGCTCGAGGAACTGGACTTTTTAAATAACATATTATCGAAGCTAAAAAAGGAGAATGACAGGCCTCTTGAAATCGGCATGATGGTAGAGACTCCCGCATCGGTTTTCATGATTCGAGAGTTACTTCCGAAAGTAGATTTTGTCAGCATTGGCACCAACGACTTGGTGCAATATGCGCTAACCGTGGATCGCAACAACGAAGACGTCATGGATTATTACCAACCCATGAATCCTGTGATTGTTCGGATGATTCATGAAGTTGTGTCAGCCGCAGCGGAATCCGGAAAACCAGTGACACTTTGCGGAGAAATTGCCGCAGATCCTATTTGGACGCCGCTGCTAATTGGCATGGGAATCAGGTCGCTGAGTATGACGCCTGCGGCGATACTTCCTGTCAAGAAACGGCTTATTTCGCTTGACCTGAAGGCATGTACAAAATTGGCAGATGCCGTTTTAGTTGCCAGCTATGAAAAAGATATCAGACAATTATTGGAAAATTTTAACTAATATTGTTTTACTCTATATTGAAATCCTATCTTAAATAATCCTTTTACTGAACTCTGAAGGGAGTCTATCATGTTTCGTTATTGTGCAGTTTGTGGCGTTCGAGTTAATCGCAATAAGGCTTATGCGAGAAAAGAATATAAGGGAATTGAATATTTACTCTGTTGCCCCTTATGCCAGAAGGAGTTTGAGCAAGACCCTGAAAAACATATTCAAAATTCAAGGAAAAAATGATTCATTCAAAGTAAGGCTAAAAACAATGGAAATAGAAATCGGAAAAATAGTAAAGCTCAAAAATGAAAAAGCAGTCGTTCAAATGGAAGCGGGTAGCCAGTGCAATCATTGTAGCGCTAAGCATTCCTGCGCGGCAATGGGGGGAGTTGTGCGCCAGATTGAAATTCCAGTGAAAAATGGTATTCATGTTGGCGACAATGTGACATTGAGTTACCAGGCTAAATCAAGAATTATTTCAGCCTTCCTGGTGTTTATTTTACCCATCATATTTCTCATGGCCGGCTATTTTATGGGATTTGAACTTTTCAGTTCCGAAGGAAAAGCGATTTTGAGTGGAATAACAGCTCTGATTTTTTCTTTTGTTGTCTTATGGGGGTTGAATAAAATTTTAGCCAAAAGACAACTGTTTTTGCCGACAATATTAAAAGCCAAATAGTTCTCGATCACAAAATTAAACTGAACCGACAAGCAAGAAAATGAAAACAATAATAAGTTCTTTAATCGATATCATTCACAACTCCGCCCACGGGTTCAAGTAATAAGTGTAACTCTTGTGTGCCTTGTGAATACCGGCTTTTAAATATTCATTTTCCACCAATGCCCTTTCACAGACCGCTGAAGAGGCTTGGTGGACAATGTATTTAATTGATAATTATAGACTTAAATAGCTACCTGCGCTACTTAAATTTGCCACCTTATTCTTGAACAATCCCCTTAAAAAATCACAAATATTCAAAATAGCAAGAAATACTTCCAAAAACGTAAGCTGCTTTACAGTTTTTCTCCTCAAAAAAAATTATATTGAAAATAGCAACATAAAAAATCATAATTATTTCACTGAAAGGAAATAACCATGAAAAAGCTTTATTTAATTATCGCATCTCTACTACTTCTGATCATCGTGGTCGGTTGCAGTAAAGATAATCCGACTACTCCATCTGAGTCGGACACACGTACTGCTTCTGCTTCTTATCTTGATGCACCTGTATTTAGCAGCAGCCAAAGTTCTAACACCGAACAGGTCTATGAAATTTTGCCAGGTCCCGCAGTAATGAATCCGGCAATGAGTCCCACGCCTTTTTCGGATAATTTAATGACCACATCCGGTTCCTATTCTTACACGGTTAAAGATGTTGATTTAGATGACTCGGAAAATTCACAGGACCAAGTGACATCGGTGAATATTCTTTTTACCGGAAACAACGGCACCAGGTATAAAATCGACAAGATTAATATCATTCACAAACCTGCTGGCGCCGGAGATCACACTTTTTTTGGTGGTGTCGGAAGAAATAAGATGATGCACGGCGACACTGGCATCGGCACAAATTTGATGCCCAAAATGCTCTCTTATATCACACTGTGGGGTCTGGTAGATTTGAAAGATGCTGACACGGATAGTGTAATCGCTGCCAACCGCATCATTCATTTAATGACAGCGACCAGAGTTCGCGACGAAAATCTAAAAATGGTCGCCTCTGGCGATGTTGATCAATCAAATCACAATATCAGAAAAGCTGAAACTCACATTATTCTTCCGCCTCTGGATATGGCGGGCAATATGAGCCCCGTTCCGGGGACAGACCATGGTTTTTTGCACATGATGTTTGAAGAAGCTACGCTGGATCAACCAAACCGTGACTGGACGCTCTCTTACGAAATTTTGCCTGGCCCTGCTGCGATGAATC from Calditrichota bacterium includes the following:
- the ptsP gene encoding phosphoenolpyruvate--protein phosphotransferase, encoding MEENHETNFPARIISPGIAIGNALLVIEPFPESNRTQKLNVAAEIKRFQRQVDHIAAELSELFQKISNEIDSKDAAIIETQVMILTDVEFRKKVLNLIAEEFLSVDAAVERVMQHAYEKLAASQNDYMRARADDFLDLSRYFKRQSWEWHGALLNNINNDTVLIVSEFYPSMILACNKRDSIKGIVAEKGVPISHAAILARSFGLPVVVGYTNNKINIGAPVIIDGLKGAIVVNPTSRTIDSYQNRSNAIQIDKAEIKKITNVPAITSDGTRIVLGANIERLDELPLIHPKEIDEIGLLRSEFLFMYDQDDFPAFRKQVQWYRKAVSYLKDKPVVIRILDIGGDKFLPYLTIARQGNPYLGLRAHRVFRFHPEILETQLSAILQASEFGRVKILYPMINTLEELDFLNNILSKLKKENDRPLEIGMMVETPASVFMIRELLPKVDFVSIGTNDLVQYALTVDRNNEDVMDYYQPMNPVIVRMIHEVVSAAAESGKPVTLCGEIAADPIWTPLLIGMGIRSLSMTPAAILPVKKRLISLDLKACTKLADAVLVASYEKDIRQLLENFN
- a CDS encoding YHS domain-containing protein, giving the protein MFRYCAVCGVRVNRNKAYARKEYKGIEYLLCCPLCQKEFEQDPEKHIQNSRKK
- a CDS encoding SoxR reducing system RseC family protein — protein: MEIEIGKIVKLKNEKAVVQMEAGSQCNHCSAKHSCAAMGGVVRQIEIPVKNGIHVGDNVTLSYQAKSRIISAFLVFILPIIFLMAGYFMGFELFSSEGKAILSGITALIFSFVVLWGLNKILAKRQLFLPTILKAK